In Papaver somniferum cultivar HN1 chromosome 1, ASM357369v1, whole genome shotgun sequence, a genomic segment contains:
- the LOC113334859 gene encoding uncharacterized protein LOC113334859 codes for MSNLVVKTEKHPHKNISITPSKEKLLIYFLCIFVVILIVFQVQLLVTPSSITSYFSLSHQWGKLANSDLYLNCSEELKSMASRIRQSITFLPLKDLRYSQTAHQGHTWFMSSMYDTHEEGEVQYQKFPSNASKGKLLCIMGRDGHDGSWNSYALAFPDAFPENATFFKGLTFVSYNHYNYGNIWHGLSALFPFVAWHRRVGECSLPARWILYHWGELRRDMSVWLKTLLKASFNGEVHIEAFDGLKNDEPACFEEAVVMRHNEGGMSRERRIEVYDLLRCKARVHCNVSLERTDSQIRLTMFMRTGARSFRNQSVVIEIFERECAKIEGCRIKVAHSNNLTFCEQVNLHQY; via the coding sequence ATGAGCAACTTAGTTGTGAAAACAGAGAAACATCCAcataaaaatatttcaataaCACCatcaaaagaaaaacttttgataTATTTCCTATGCATTTTTGTAGTCATTTTGATTGTTTTCCAAGTTCAACTTCTTGTAACTCCATCTTCAATTACTTCTTATTTCTCTTTATCCCATCAATGGGGTAAACTAGCTAACAGTGATTTGTACTTAAACTGTTCGGAAGAACTCAAATCAATGGCGTCTAGAATACGTCAATCCATAACGTTTCTTCCGTTGAAGGATTTGAGATATTCTCAAACAGCTCATCAAGGTCATACTTGGTTCATGTCTTCCATGTATGATACACATGAAGAAGGTGAAGTTCAGTACCAGAAATTCCCATCAAATGCATCAAAAGGAAAATTACTTTGTATAATGGGACGTGATGGTCACGACGGATCATGGAATTCTTACGCCTTAGCTTTTCCTGATGCGTTTCCAGAAAATGCTACATTTTTTAAGGGACTAACATTTGTTTCATATAATCATTATAATTATGGTAATATTTGGCATGGGTTATCAGCCCTTTTTCCAtttgtagcttggcatagaagAGTCGGTGAGTGCTCGTTACCCGCACGATGGATTTTGTATCATTGGGGTGAACTTAGGAGGGATATGAGTGTTTGGTTAAAAACATTGCTGAAAGCTAGTTTTAATGGTGAAGTTCATATTGAGGCATTTGACGGGTTGAAGAATGACGAACCGGCTTGTTTCGAAGAAGCTGTTGTTATGAGACATAATGAAGGTGGAATGTCTAGGGAGAGAagaattgaagtttatgatttgttGAGGTGCAAAGCTAGGGTGCACTGTAATGTGAGTTTGGAACGAACGGATTCACAAATCCGGTTAACGATGTTTATGAGAACCGGAGCAAGATCGTTTAGAAATCAGTCTGTGGTTATTGAGATATTTGAAAGAGAATGTGCAAAGATTGAAGGTTGCAGAATAAAAGTTGCTCACTCCAATAACCTTACCTTTTGTGAGCAGGTAAATTTGCATCAGTACTAA